Proteins encoded within one genomic window of Chiloscyllium punctatum isolate Juve2018m chromosome 7, sChiPun1.3, whole genome shotgun sequence:
- the LOC140479916 gene encoding uncharacterized protein, with product MMFRILGMLRVMMLALLVLAFHQISFSYVLLTVPESDNPQVIDADVCSLVNCGDVDNQRQYRSSEIHLKSYGDGLGDGTWYNSLVTVHRAPFRPARDCPDKKCNPIYLTIRKTTWHETILGGVTYEIQLNETFGIEMKANGKDFLGCCFRISVGQGKRVELLGNKIQSFTPPDDPKVVKFIEVKDLKQTIEIETGYGDANAWVEWVKYTVKSLNKSNCYACASGRPVAQVVPFPLGWKRDRKGMKCMIALYQDETAWNDRNCTSLSLMFPPLEKKDAKVPPLFSAAVGNHTSCVRRRGTSRSKDLGELKLCTEIKNVTETEKGGNYSALKVPRADLWWYCGGKILRPTLPPDWRGICAIVQLAIPFTLAFEKENKGGKKGRGKRLLLDTSFDDRIYLDSVGVPRGVPDEFKARNQIAAGFESALFWWVTINKNVDWINYIFYNQQRFINYTRDAIKGISEQLDATSRMAWENRIALDMILAEKGGVCVMLGGSCCTFIPNNTAPDGSITRALRGLTTLAEELAENSGVDTSLTRWLESWFGKWKGVVVSILTSLIVVVGVLVAIGCCIIPCIRGLTQRLIETALMKQMPLKGNQVEGLYRLNNEQMSETKMDEISGMMLANFGGDA from the coding sequence atgatgtttagaatactgggaatgcttagagttatgatgctagctctcttagtattggcatttcatcaaatatcattttcatatgtattattaacggttcctgaatctgataacccacaagtaatagacgctgatgtatgtagcttagtaaattgtggggacgtagataatcagagacagtatcgcagctctgagatacatcttaagtcctatggggatggccttggggacggTACTTGGTATAACAGtcttgtcacagtacaccgggcccccttccgaccagctcgcgattgccctgataaaaagtgtaacccaatatacctaacaataaggaaaaccacatggcacgaaacaatcctgggtggggtcacctatgagatacaattaaatgaaacatttgggatagaaatgaaagcaaatgggaaggatttcttgggctgttgtttccgaattagtgtaggacagggaaaacgggtagaactactgggtaataagatacaatctttcacccctcccgatgatcctaaagtagtaaaatttatagaggtaaaggacttgaaacagaccattgaaatagaaactgggtacggggatgcaaatgcctgggttgaatgggtaaagtatactgtaaaaagtctgaacaaaagcaattgctatgcatgtgcctccggtcgaccagtggcccaggtggttccctttccgctcgggtggaagcgagacaggaagggcatgaaatgtatgatagccctgtatcaggatgagactgcatggaatgataggaattgtacctccctatctctgatgttccctcccttggagaagaaagatgcaaaagttccccccctgttttctgctgcagttggaaatcacacctcgtgtgtgcgtagacgaggtacaagtcggtcgaaagatttgggggagctgaaactatgtacagagattaagaatgtcaccgaaacggagaagggagggaactactcagcattaaaggttccccgagcggatctgtggtggtactgtggaggcaaaatattgagacccaccctacctccggattggagagggatatgtgcaattgtacaattggcaattccatttaccctggcatttgagaaggaaaacaaaggagggaaaaagggaaggggtaagagattactgttagacacttctttcgatgacaggatttatcttgattcggtaggagtccctaggggagtACCGGATGAAtttaaggctcgtaaccagattgcagcaggctttgagtcagctctcttttggtgggtaacaattaataaaaatgtagattggataaattacattttctataatcaacagcgatttataaattatacaagagatgcgattaaaggaatatcagaacagcttgatgcgacaagtaggatggcatgggaaaatagaatagcccttgatatgattttagcagaaaaagggggtgtgtgtgtgatgttaggaggaagctgttgtacctttattcctaataacactgcacctgatggttcaattactcgggccttaaggggattgactaccttagcagaggaactggctgagaattcaggagtagatacATCTCTCACAAGATGGCTGGAATCATGGTTTgggaaatggaagggggtggtggtttctatccttacttccctgatagtagtagtcggggtattaGTAGCCATTGGCtgctgtatcataccctgtatacgaggactcacccaaaggttgattgaaacagccttaatgaaacagatgcccctaaaagggaatcaggttgaaggactttatcgactaaataatgagcagatgagtgagaccaagatggatgaaatctccgggaTGATGCTTGCAAATTTCGGGGGCGAtgcttaa